The proteins below are encoded in one region of Ferruginibacter lapsinanis:
- a CDS encoding DUF6660 family protein, translating to MVKFLTVIFAIYILLLPCITCADSNECSNTTQSTVFKPSANHQNHQHEEEACNPFCNCICCGSITVSNILLNKTEGGHFLTTKKRKPFYKSISLSSDFYGNIWQPPKIG from the coding sequence ATGGTGAAATTTTTAACCGTCATATTTGCAATTTATATTCTCCTGCTGCCATGCATTACCTGTGCGGATAGCAATGAATGCAGCAATACCACACAATCAACTGTTTTTAAACCTTCTGCCAATCACCAAAACCACCAGCATGAAGAAGAAGCCTGCAACCCATTTTGCAACTGCATTTGCTGCGGCAGCATTACAGTTTCAAATATCTTACTTAATAAAACTGAAGGTGGCCATTTTTTAACCACGAAAAAAAGAAAGCCTTTCTATAAAAGCATTTCTCTTTCTTCGGACTTTTACGGCAATATCTGGCAACCGCCAAAAATTGGTTAA
- a CDS encoding porin — MASIFCNAQFLMDMIDTTKDIGKGMLSIYKKFDRVKFSGYLQPQFQVAQQKGAASYNGGDFLPNVNNRYMLRRGRMRIDYIHFAEGKGPTVQFVFQFDGSEKGFFTRDFWGRVMENKYQVFSLTAGLFARPFSYELNLGSGDRESPERGRMSQILTKVERDLGAMVSFEPRKKDHKLKYLKIDAGVFNGPGLNATADFDSHKDFVSRVALKPYPVAKNVTLSAAVSYFNGGLLQSTKYIYTTKTIGADKIMRVDSSLNNAGAIAPRKYYGADAQLKFKHKYGFTELRAEFVMGTQTGSENSNEPPATLLAGNNGYYIRKFNGAYFYLLHNIFNPHHQLAVKYDWYDANTDVSGNDIGKAGANLNATNIKYSTLGLGYINYVTENLKLVLWYDIVTNEKTQLSGYTKDVKDNVFTCRLQFRF; from the coding sequence ATGGCATCTATCTTTTGTAATGCTCAGTTTTTAATGGATATGATCGATACCACTAAGGATATCGGTAAAGGGATGTTGTCCATTTATAAAAAATTCGACCGTGTAAAATTCAGCGGTTACCTGCAGCCGCAATTTCAGGTGGCTCAGCAAAAAGGGGCTGCCAGTTATAATGGGGGAGATTTTTTACCGAATGTGAACAATCGCTATATGCTTAGAAGGGGTAGAATGCGTATAGATTATATTCATTTTGCAGAAGGAAAGGGGCCAACTGTACAATTTGTATTTCAATTTGACGGTTCGGAAAAAGGCTTTTTTACCCGTGATTTTTGGGGGAGGGTGATGGAAAACAAATACCAGGTATTTTCTTTAACTGCCGGTTTATTCGCAAGACCCTTCAGCTATGAACTAAATTTAGGGTCGGGGGATAGAGAAAGCCCTGAACGGGGAAGAATGAGCCAGATATTAACGAAAGTGGAACGGGATCTTGGCGCCATGGTTTCTTTTGAACCAAGAAAAAAAGATCACAAACTGAAGTATCTGAAAATTGATGCCGGAGTTTTTAATGGCCCGGGATTAAATGCTACTGCAGATTTTGATAGCCATAAAGATTTTGTTAGTCGTGTTGCATTAAAGCCATATCCTGTAGCAAAGAATGTTACTTTAAGTGCTGCTGTTTCTTATTTTAATGGAGGTTTGTTGCAAAGCACAAAATACATTTATACAACCAAAACCATTGGTGCGGATAAAATAATGAGAGTAGATTCTTCATTAAACAATGCAGGCGCAATAGCTCCCAGGAAATATTATGGTGCAGATGCTCAATTGAAATTCAAGCACAAATATGGCTTTACTGAATTGAGAGCAGAGTTTGTAATGGGGACTCAAACTGGCTCCGAAAATAGTAATGAGCCTCCGGCTACTTTATTGGCAGGGAATAACGGCTATTATATCCGAAAATTTAACGGGGCTTATTTTTATTTGTTGCACAATATTTTTAATCCTCATCATCAACTGGCGGTTAAATATGATTGGTATGATGCGAATACTGATGTAAGCGGCAATGATATAGGGAAGGCTGGAGCTAACTTGAATGCAACCAATATCAAGTACAGTACATTAGGGCTTGGATATATCAATTATGTAACCGAAAATCTCAAACTGGTACTTTGGTATGATATAGTAACAAATGAAAAAACTCAGTTGTCCGGTTATACAAAAGATGTAAAAGATAATGTTTTTACATGCCGCTTACAATTCAGATTCTAA
- a CDS encoding response regulator, with the protein MSIVKKILIADDEPDILEIIQFNLQIEGYEVVTAKNGDEAIEQAKKHLPDLIILDIMMPGKNGIDVCNILRLQPDFKDTLIIFLSALSDEATEVKGLETGADDYLTKPISPKVLLSKVNALFRRLNKEDSSLLQIGDLKIDREKYIINYLGKEIILARKEFELLALLASKPGKVFLRNEILSQVWGTEVIVGDRTIDVHIRKIRQKLNLDCITTVKGVGYKFEL; encoded by the coding sequence ATGAGTATTGTTAAAAAAATTTTAATTGCTGATGATGAACCGGATATTTTGGAGATCATTCAATTTAATCTGCAAATTGAAGGATACGAAGTAGTTACAGCAAAAAATGGTGATGAGGCTATTGAACAGGCAAAAAAACATTTGCCGGACCTTATCATATTAGATATCATGATGCCTGGCAAAAATGGCATAGATGTGTGTAATATTCTCCGCTTACAACCCGATTTTAAAGATACACTTATTATATTTTTATCCGCCTTAAGCGACGAGGCCACTGAAGTAAAAGGCTTGGAAACAGGCGCTGATGATTATCTTACCAAACCTATCAGCCCTAAAGTACTCTTGAGTAAAGTAAATGCTTTGTTCAGAAGATTAAATAAAGAAGATAGCAGTTTGTTACAGATCGGTGATCTTAAAATTGACAGAGAAAAGTATATTATCAATTATTTAGGAAAAGAAATTATTCTGGCAAGAAAGGAATTCGAATTGCTGGCTTTGCTGGCTTCCAAACCGGGCAAAGTTTTTTTACGCAACGAAATATTAAGTCAGGTGTGGGGAACAGAAGTGATTGTAGGCGACAGGACCATCGATGTGCATATCAGAAAGATCAGACAAAAATTAAATCTCGATTGCATCACTACAGTAAAAGGTGTAGGGTATAAGTTTGAACTATAA
- a CDS encoding TonB-dependent receptor plug domain-containing protein, with the protein MQKIIVLLLAVTISYNTANAQAIDSTFQKDLNEIILQSTRTSRTIKNTPTRVETIDGEELDEKNNMRPANVSMLLHESTGLQVQQTSATSGNPSIRVQGLDGRYTQLLKDGYPNFGNFASGLSIMEIPPLDLKQVEIIKGPASTLYGGGAIAGVVNFISKMPKEKFEGDFILNQSHIGQSNLGGYISEKNKKFGYSILGSVNIQKAYDVDNDEFSEIPKSNNFTIHPGIFYYPNASLTLMLSNSYTKGTNIGGDMHAIKGTPDPTHTYFEKNSTIRNTSTFELDKKFKNNTSIKLKQSLSVFDRHISIPDYNFSGISTNSFTDLSVVFSTQKHTMIGGLNIIFDKFKQENTNTQNTRSFTAGTYFQDTWDISDKVKIESGIRIDNVSYKNINYDKNQTFVLPRVSSLFKITDKISSRIGGGLGYKIPTVFTEQTEAMQYQHVLPLNNVDAEKSIGGTADINYRTNIYEDLSFSLNQLFFYTSINNPLILQSDNFGTYSFSNAAKHTISKGFETNLKFVFKDDLKLFVGYTYTNAKATYLPANQFLPLLPKHKLNLTMMYEKEDNFKLGLEGYFTDHQYLYNGYKTPSFWEFGFMAQKTFSKVSIFINFENFTDQRQSKYKSVANPPHDNPTFDDIWNHTEGFVVNGGIKIKL; encoded by the coding sequence ATGCAAAAAATTATTGTATTGCTGTTGGCTGTTACAATCTCGTATAATACCGCCAACGCACAAGCAATAGATAGTACATTTCAAAAAGATTTGAATGAAATTATTCTGCAAAGCACCAGGACCAGCAGAACAATTAAAAATACACCTACAAGAGTAGAAACAATAGACGGAGAAGAGTTGGATGAAAAAAACAACATGCGTCCAGCAAATGTATCTATGTTATTACATGAAAGTACAGGTTTACAGGTACAACAAACCTCTGCTACCAGTGGCAACCCTAGCATACGGGTACAAGGATTGGATGGTAGATATACGCAACTCTTAAAAGACGGGTATCCCAATTTTGGAAATTTTGCAAGCGGACTGAGTATTATGGAGATTCCTCCTTTAGACCTTAAACAAGTAGAAATAATAAAAGGACCTGCATCTACTTTGTATGGTGGTGGGGCTATTGCAGGTGTGGTCAACTTCATCAGCAAAATGCCGAAAGAAAAATTTGAAGGCGACTTCATTTTGAACCAATCACATATCGGGCAAAGCAATTTGGGTGGATATATTTCTGAAAAGAACAAAAAATTCGGATACTCAATTTTAGGATCAGTAAATATCCAAAAAGCTTATGACGTTGACAATGACGAATTTTCTGAAATCCCCAAAAGCAACAATTTTACTATTCATCCAGGAATATTTTATTACCCAAACGCATCGCTTACATTAATGCTCTCTAATAGTTATACAAAAGGCACCAACATAGGTGGAGACATGCATGCGATAAAAGGAACACCTGATCCTACACATACATATTTCGAAAAAAACAGCACTATCAGAAATACGTCAACATTCGAGCTGGACAAAAAATTTAAAAATAATACCAGTATTAAATTAAAACAAAGCCTAAGCGTTTTTGACAGACATATAAGTATTCCTGATTATAATTTTTCCGGGATCAGTACTAATAGTTTTACAGACTTATCGGTAGTTTTTTCTACTCAAAAACATACAATGATCGGTGGGTTAAATATTATTTTTGATAAGTTTAAACAGGAGAACACTAATACCCAGAATACTCGATCATTTACCGCTGGCACCTATTTCCAAGACACCTGGGATATCAGCGATAAAGTAAAAATTGAAAGTGGAATAAGAATAGATAATGTTTCTTATAAAAATATTAATTACGATAAGAACCAAACGTTTGTGTTACCAAGAGTTTCTTCTCTATTCAAAATTACGGATAAGATCAGCTCAAGAATTGGCGGAGGTTTGGGTTATAAAATACCAACTGTTTTCACAGAACAAACCGAAGCGATGCAATACCAACATGTATTACCGTTAAATAATGTAGACGCTGAAAAAAGTATTGGAGGAACGGCTGACATCAATTACAGAACAAATATTTATGAAGATCTGTCGTTTAGTCTTAATCAATTGTTCTTTTACACAAGTATCAATAACCCGTTGATCTTACAATCAGACAATTTCGGAACATATTCTTTTAGTAATGCCGCAAAACATACTATCAGCAAAGGTTTTGAAACAAATTTGAAATTCGTTTTTAAAGATGATCTTAAATTATTTGTTGGCTACACTTATACAAACGCAAAAGCTACATACTTACCAGCCAATCAGTTTTTACCATTATTGCCAAAGCATAAATTAAATCTTACAATGATGTATGAAAAGGAAGATAATTTCAAATTGGGACTGGAAGGATATTTTACCGATCATCAATATTTATATAATGGCTACAAAACGCCATCGTTTTGGGAATTTGGTTTTATGGCGCAAAAAACTTTCAGCAAAGTTTCAATATTTATAAATTTCGAAAACTTTACAGATCAACGACAGAGCAAATACAAATCTGTAGCTAACCCTCCACATGACAATCCAACCTTTGATGATATCTGGAATCATACAGAAGGATTTGTTGTAAACGGAGGGATAAAGATCAAATTGTAA
- a CDS encoding sensor histidine kinase, which translates to MFSAKNFSPQQLSALTALILAVPIALGIYFFYPVWWVTLLSFIVIFLGSFGLILFMVQKFVYRKIKLIYKLIYQTKASKREEFYYKNILPQKSIDDVREDVEEWAIQRKEEIELLKRNEAYRKEFLQNLSHELKTPIFAIQGYVDTLLNGALENPEVNRKFLSSTSRNIDRLVNLADDLDEISKLEMGQLTLNQTNFIIQDLIKEVFESLAIKADEKQLKLGIKKGCEFPLTVYADKEKIRQVLINLIDNAIKYGKQNGEIEASAYKIDGKQILVEISDDGLGIGEEHLDRIFERFYRTDLARSRKIGGSGLGLAICKHIIEAHNQTIHVRSSLDIGTTFGFTLESKKD; encoded by the coding sequence ATGTTTTCAGCAAAAAATTTTTCTCCTCAACAGTTATCTGCTTTAACAGCATTGATACTTGCTGTGCCGATCGCACTGGGCATTTATTTCTTTTATCCTGTATGGTGGGTTACATTATTATCTTTCATTGTCATTTTTCTGGGAAGCTTTGGACTCATATTATTTATGGTACAAAAATTTGTGTATCGTAAAATAAAACTCATTTATAAACTCATTTACCAAACAAAGGCAAGCAAACGAGAAGAATTTTATTACAAAAATATTTTACCGCAAAAAAGTATTGATGATGTGAGAGAAGATGTAGAGGAATGGGCCATTCAAAGAAAAGAAGAGATAGAATTATTGAAAAGAAACGAAGCCTATCGAAAAGAGTTTTTGCAAAACCTCAGTCACGAGCTTAAAACACCCATTTTTGCTATACAGGGCTATGTAGATACTTTACTGAATGGTGCTTTAGAAAACCCAGAGGTAAACAGAAAATTTTTAAGCAGCACATCTCGTAATATAGATCGGCTTGTAAATCTGGCCGATGATCTGGATGAAATTTCTAAGTTGGAAATGGGGCAACTGACATTGAATCAAACCAATTTTATTATTCAAGATCTTATAAAAGAAGTTTTTGAATCGCTTGCTATTAAAGCAGACGAGAAGCAATTAAAATTAGGCATTAAAAAAGGCTGCGAATTCCCTTTGACCGTTTATGCTGATAAGGAAAAAATACGCCAGGTGTTGATCAATCTTATTGACAATGCCATAAAGTATGGCAAACAAAATGGAGAGATCGAGGCCAGCGCATACAAAATTGATGGTAAACAAATTTTGGTCGAGATAAGTGATGATGGCTTAGGTATTGGCGAAGAACATTTAGACAGAATATTTGAACGCTTCTACCGAACAGACTTAGCAAGAAGCCGGAAAATTGGCGGCAGCGGATTAGGGCTGGCTATCTGCAAACATATTATAGAGGCTCATAACCAAACTATACATGTAAGAAGCTCACTCGATATTGGCACTACATTTGGCTTTACACTAGAGAGCAAAAAAGATTAA
- a CDS encoding DUF47 domain-containing protein → MAGFNSILKIFLPKDRVFFQLFESVSEELVKMGEKLKEVVNEPDFDKRAQLIQEIEDMEHVNDDFTHNIFTELGKNFITPFDREDIHYLASALDDIADYIYASAKKINFYRVNPNDIGIQKLAELISVGCVHVHKAVTELRNMKNMRQITDALVAINSIENQADDIFDMSIERLFATEADAKEVIKKREIYQVMEIVTDKCEDAANVIESIIVKYA, encoded by the coding sequence ATGGCAGGCTTTAATTCAATCTTGAAAATCTTTTTACCTAAAGACAGAGTGTTTTTTCAGTTATTTGAAAGTGTTTCTGAAGAATTGGTAAAAATGGGGGAAAAATTGAAAGAAGTAGTGAACGAACCCGACTTCGACAAAAGGGCTCAATTGATTCAGGAGATTGAAGATATGGAGCATGTAAACGATGACTTTACACATAACATCTTTACTGAATTAGGTAAAAATTTTATTACTCCTTTTGATAGAGAAGATATTCATTATCTGGCATCTGCTTTAGATGATATTGCTGATTATATTTATGCATCTGCAAAAAAGATAAATTTCTATCGTGTAAATCCGAATGATATTGGCATTCAGAAATTAGCAGAATTAATTTCGGTAGGTTGTGTACATGTACATAAAGCTGTTACTGAATTACGCAATATGAAAAACATGCGTCAGATCACTGATGCATTGGTTGCTATCAACAGCATTGAGAACCAGGCTGATGATATTTTTGATATGAGTATTGAACGTTTATTTGCTACCGAAGCTGATGCTAAAGAGGTAATTAAAAAAAGAGAGATCTATCAGGTAATGGAAATTGTAACTGATAAATGTGAAGATGCTGCTAATGTAATCGAAAGCATCATTGTAAAATACGCTTAA
- a CDS encoding inorganic phosphate transporter: protein MTLVVIIIALALIFDYINGFHDAANSIATVVSTKVLTPFQAVLWAALFNCAAYFIFQDHAVANTISKTIHKEFITLPVILSGLIAAIFWNLLTWWYGIPSSSSHTLIGGLAGAAIAHAISMKGIGVSWASIIEADTIIKTVLFIFLAPLIGMAISIFITIVTIMRNVWLRIGIIAIATFFTFILFDQFESSKIEEGTQKFLKIDKYKADVKAAEAKLTLSPADSSNIKTLAEAKDKLTKATANYEKIKPLLGDYDNTGAAFIAKKANEEGALKEIEASKLKDEVRNANGFLILEAKAVESKADNEAYKKAKELTEKYKEPLKLYCNKTISLDSTMILLNTIYSIADPNKSKIETKISSFNIEKSFTKDIEKSDNRVIAWGIVFTSLLFCLIYIYVEKIRTPTAFRVANMFKKLQLFSSAAFSIGHGGNDAQKVMGVIGVALISSGQIQNFSDLPNWVPISCYLAIGLGTMSGGWKIVKTMGTKITKVTPLEGVAAETAGAFTLFFTGQMGIPVSTTHTITGSIMGVGATKRLSAVRWGVTINLLWAWVLTIPVSAILAAIVYWIVSLF from the coding sequence ATGACCTTAGTAGTAATAATCATTGCACTTGCCTTAATTTTTGATTACATCAATGGATTTCACGATGCCGCTAACTCCATTGCCACTGTAGTTTCTACAAAAGTACTGACGCCTTTTCAAGCTGTGCTATGGGCTGCACTGTTCAACTGCGCTGCTTATTTCATTTTTCAAGATCATGCCGTTGCAAATACTATCAGCAAAACCATACATAAAGAGTTTATTACATTACCGGTAATTTTATCGGGTTTAATTGCAGCCATATTCTGGAATTTATTAACCTGGTGGTATGGTATTCCTTCTTCTTCTTCTCATACATTGATCGGCGGACTTGCCGGTGCAGCTATTGCACATGCGATCTCTATGAAAGGAATAGGTGTAAGCTGGGCAAGTATTATCGAAGCTGACACCATCATTAAAACAGTACTATTTATTTTTCTGGCACCACTGATCGGGATGGCAATCTCTATATTTATAACCATTGTAACCATCATGAGAAATGTGTGGTTAAGAATTGGGATCATAGCAATAGCAACATTCTTTACTTTTATTTTATTCGACCAATTTGAGAGCAGTAAAATAGAGGAAGGAACACAAAAGTTTTTAAAAATTGATAAATATAAAGCTGACGTAAAGGCGGCAGAAGCCAAGCTAACCCTTTCTCCAGCCGATTCTTCTAATATTAAAACATTGGCTGAAGCAAAGGACAAACTAACAAAAGCTACTGCTAATTACGAAAAAATAAAGCCCTTACTAGGTGATTATGATAATACCGGTGCTGCCTTTATCGCTAAAAAAGCCAATGAAGAAGGTGCTTTGAAAGAGATTGAAGCCAGTAAGCTAAAAGATGAAGTTAGAAATGCTAATGGATTTTTGATCCTGGAAGCAAAAGCAGTAGAAAGTAAGGCTGATAATGAGGCGTATAAAAAAGCAAAAGAGCTGACAGAAAAATATAAAGAACCGCTGAAGCTATATTGCAATAAGACCATTTCATTAGACAGTACAATGATTTTGTTGAATACTATTTATTCTATCGCAGACCCTAATAAATCTAAGATAGAAACCAAGATATCTAGTTTCAACATAGAAAAATCGTTTACAAAAGACATTGAGAAATCCGACAACAGAGTAATTGCCTGGGGAATTGTATTTACCTCTCTTTTATTCTGTTTGATCTACATATATGTAGAAAAAATAAGAACTCCAACAGCTTTCAGGGTTGCCAATATGTTTAAGAAATTGCAGTTATTCAGCTCTGCTGCCTTCAGTATAGGACATGGCGGTAATGATGCACAAAAGGTAATGGGGGTAATTGGCGTGGCGCTGATATCAAGCGGCCAGATACAAAATTTCTCAGACCTGCCTAATTGGGTTCCTATTTCGTGTTATTTAGCTATTGGTCTTGGCACCATGAGTGGGGGTTGGAAAATTGTAAAGACCATGGGTACAAAGATCACAAAAGTTACGCCGCTTGAAGGTGTAGCAGCAGAAACTGCAGGGGCATTCACCCTATTCTTTACCGGACAAATGGGTATCCCCGTTTCAACAACACATACAATTACAGGTTCTATCATGGGCGTAGGAGCCACTAAAAGATTAAGTGCTGTACGTTGGGGTGTTACTATCAATTTGTTGTGGGCCTGGGTACTAACAATTCCGGTAAGCGCCATCCTTGCGGCAATCGTTTACTGGATCGTATCGCTTTTTTAA
- a CDS encoding TonB-dependent receptor produces MRFLSIIIVFIATSLSSTAQQGKIEGKVTDAKTGNKISGVSISLTDNKVVAATNVDGSFVINVDAGKKYTIKLSSVGYHTKEVSDIEVVANQVTNIDIVLEAASKLENEVVVKSSSRKESTNALISYQKNASVVAQVISAEAIRRSPDKNTGEVLKRVPGASVQDGKYLVIRGLADRYNQSMLNGILLSSTEPDRKTFSFDILPSSMIDNIIINKAFTPELPGEWAGGLIQVNTKDVPSKNFFSVQVGTGFNTQTIGKDFYTYKGSNTDFLGFDNGARALPKDIPTKANFAQLTSEEKIVFGKQFKNIWAAEKVNSTIAPLLNESLLINGGFTKKIGGNSKLAVILAANYSRSNKRTDFINQINTFDNNNVPNLSFNYSNKKYSQDILAGALGNITLQLGNNSKISFKNMLNVNTTNYTTLRTGRDYESRGENIRATELAFKANTFFNTQLSGDHNLKQYKAKLHWFGSFNILDQYIPDQRRIQYNQEDENDDNSAYLLQIGASPTSQKFGSRYYGFLSDYIYTAGGDLAKNFTVKNLQQTIKGGYFLQIKDRLFDSRPFSIYLPSDNRALVLLTADKVFAAENFGNGSDNKFSFNELSGDRYRYVANSILNAGFLQFDNQLSDKLRAVWGLRVEDFDQVIGSMKKSDPRYVYNKVTDYLPGINVTYKINDKTNFRVSGSQTVIRPEFRELSTFQFYDFDLGATVAGYTKLVRTKITNADVRYEYYPRGGELFTAGIFYKYFRNPIESIFNPGSGGASNTYNFINADKANSFGAEIEFRKKLDFNPTLKNFTVQGNFSYIYNRVVDENSSTDRPMQGQSPYLINAAVQYDIEKYGINTTLLFNQIGRRISYVGGSGQPPIWENPRPVLDFQFAKKVFGKKGEVKLNVSDILNTTAIYYHDPKNIGKYDGSNTPFAIKRKFGTNVGISFGYNF; encoded by the coding sequence ATGAGATTTTTATCAATAATCATTGTTTTTATTGCCACTTCACTCAGCTCCACCGCACAACAGGGGAAAATAGAAGGTAAAGTTACAGATGCAAAGACAGGCAATAAAATATCCGGCGTTTCAATTTCTCTTACTGATAATAAAGTAGTAGCTGCTACGAATGTGGACGGGAGTTTTGTTATCAATGTAGATGCTGGTAAAAAATACACGATCAAATTATCATCAGTTGGATATCATACTAAAGAAGTGTCCGATATAGAGGTTGTAGCCAACCAGGTAACTAATATAGATATCGTATTAGAAGCGGCTTCTAAACTTGAAAATGAAGTTGTAGTAAAATCTTCATCACGTAAAGAGAGTACCAATGCTTTAATTTCTTATCAAAAAAATGCTTCAGTAGTTGCACAGGTAATAAGTGCTGAAGCGATCAGGAGAAGCCCGGATAAAAATACCGGGGAAGTTTTAAAAAGAGTGCCTGGAGCTTCTGTACAAGATGGTAAGTACTTAGTGATTAGAGGATTGGCAGACAGATACAATCAATCTATGTTGAATGGTATATTGTTGAGTAGCACTGAGCCGGATAGAAAAACTTTCAGCTTTGACATTTTACCTTCTTCAATGATCGATAACATTATTATTAATAAAGCATTCACGCCCGAATTGCCAGGAGAGTGGGCTGGGGGGTTGATTCAAGTGAATACCAAAGATGTACCATCGAAGAATTTTTTCAGCGTGCAGGTCGGTACAGGGTTCAATACCCAAACAATTGGGAAAGACTTTTATACTTATAAAGGAAGTAATACAGATTTTTTAGGTTTTGATAATGGTGCAAGGGCGTTGCCAAAAGATATTCCTACCAAAGCAAATTTTGCTCAGTTAACCAGTGAAGAAAAAATAGTTTTTGGGAAGCAATTTAAAAATATCTGGGCTGCAGAAAAAGTGAATTCAACTATAGCGCCATTGCTTAATGAGAGTTTATTGATCAATGGAGGTTTTACGAAGAAGATTGGAGGTAATAGTAAGTTAGCGGTGATATTAGCTGCAAACTATAGTCGTAGTAATAAAAGAACAGACTTTATTAACCAGATAAATACATTTGATAACAACAATGTACCTAACCTAAGTTTTAATTATAGTAATAAAAAATACAGTCAGGATATTTTGGCAGGAGCATTGGGAAATATTACACTTCAATTGGGTAATAATAGTAAGATATCTTTCAAAAACATGTTGAATGTAAACACCACTAATTACACAACATTAAGAACAGGGAGAGATTACGAATCGAGAGGTGAAAATATCAGGGCTACTGAATTGGCCTTTAAAGCAAACACTTTTTTTAATACGCAGCTTTCAGGAGATCATAATTTAAAGCAGTATAAAGCCAAGTTGCATTGGTTCGGCAGTTTCAATATATTGGATCAATATATACCTGATCAAAGACGTATCCAATATAATCAGGAAGATGAAAATGATGATAATTCAGCTTATCTCTTGCAGATAGGCGCTTCTCCGACCTCTCAAAAATTCGGTAGCAGGTATTATGGTTTTTTAAGTGATTACATCTATACGGCTGGCGGCGATTTGGCAAAGAATTTCACTGTCAAAAATTTACAACAAACGATTAAAGGGGGGTATTTTTTACAGATAAAAGATAGATTGTTTGATTCGAGACCTTTTTCTATTTATCTGCCATCTGATAACCGGGCATTAGTGTTGCTTACTGCGGATAAGGTTTTTGCTGCAGAGAATTTTGGTAATGGATCAGACAATAAATTTTCATTTAATGAATTGTCAGGAGATAGATACAGGTATGTAGCCAATTCGATTTTGAATGCAGGGTTCCTGCAATTTGATAATCAGCTTTCAGATAAATTACGTGCAGTATGGGGCTTACGTGTAGAAGACTTTGATCAGGTGATTGGCAGTATGAAGAAAAGTGATCCTCGTTATGTATACAATAAGGTTACAGATTATTTGCCCGGCATTAATGTTACTTATAAAATAAATGACAAAACAAATTTCAGGGTTTCAGGTTCACAAACAGTTATCCGCCCAGAGTTTAGAGAGTTAAGCACTTTTCAATTTTATGATTTTGATTTAGGCGCTACCGTTGCAGGGTATACGAAATTAGTGAGGACGAAAATAACCAATGCCGATGTTCGTTACGAGTATTATCCTAGAGGCGGAGAGTTGTTTACTGCAGGTATATTCTACAAATATTTCAGAAATCCGATCGAGTCTATTTTTAATCCAGGGTCAGGCGGAGCAAGTAATACATATAATTTCATCAATGCTGATAAAGCGAATAGTTTTGGCGCAGAGATAGAGTTTAGAAAAAAATTAGATTTTAATCCTACCCTTAAAAACTTTACTGTACAAGGAAACTTTTCTTATATCTACAATCGTGTAGTTGATGAGAACTCCTCTACCGACAGACCGATGCAAGGGCAGAGTCCTTACCTGATCAATGCGGCTGTTCAATATGATATTGAAAAATATGGCATCAACACTACATTGTTGTTTAATCAGATCGGCAGAAGAATATCTTATGTAGGCGGATCTGGTCAGCCTCCGATCTGGGAAAACCCTCGTCCGGTTTTAGATTTCCAATTTGCTAAAAAAGTATTCGGAAAGAAAGGAGAGGTTAAGTTAAATGTTTCTGATATTTTAAATACAACGGCGATCTATTATCACGATCCAAAGAATATTGGAAAATATGATGGTTCAAATACGCCATTTGCTATCAAAAGAAAATTCGGAACCAATGTGGGGATTTCATTCGGGTATAATTTCTAA